In the Butyricicoccus intestinisimiae genome, CGTGCGCATACGCGATGGTATCGCGCAGAACAACCGCGCCATCCGGACCCAGCAGCTCATAGTATGCGGCCTGCGGCTTGATTGCCGGCACAATGTCGTGCAGGGCGTCAATCAGACCCTTGTTGAACTCCATCATGCTGGCGGCAGCAGCCTTGAGCGTCTTGCCGTACTGTGCGGTGTACTTCTCGGTGATATACGCCGGAATGTACTCCAGACGCGCATCCAGACCGGCAACGGTCGGATTGTTTTTCTCACGGATCTTGCGAACCAGTGTATTTACAGACATGACTCTTTTTCCTCCTGTGTTCGTATCTAATCATTCAACGGATTGTGCGCCGGTCACAATGACCACGCTGTCTTTTCCGTCATATTCCTTTACATACACCCGTACCAGCTCGGTGCGGGAGGTCGGCAGGTTTTTGCCGACAAAATCCGGACGAATCGGCAGCTCCCGATGTCCGCGGTCGATGAGCGCCGCCAGCTGAATGCGCTGGGCGCGCCCCATGTGCAGCACCACCTCCATTGCCGCGCGAACCGTGCGTCCGGTGGACAGCACGTCATCGACAATGAGCACGGTTTTTTGGGAAATATCGTCGATTTGCGGCAGCTGACAAGCAATCGGATCCTCGGGGTGGTCGTCCCGAAAGCCGGTGATGTCCAGCGAGACCACCTGCGGCCGCGTTCCCTCCACCTCTGCAATTTTATCTGCCATGCGCTCCGCCAGATACACGCCGCGCGTGCGGATGCCGGCGAGCACCAGATCGGTGGCGCCGTGATTGCGCTCAATCACCTCATAGGAAATGCGGTTGATCGCGCGCCGCATGGCGCCCTCATCCATAATTTCGGCTTTTTTCTGCTCCATCGCTGCCCTTCCTTCTGTCGAACAACAAAAAACGGCTTCTCGCACCTGTGGCGGGAAACCGAAAATTTACAGAGCGAGTGCGGGTATAGTTACCGTGTGCTCTCAATCAACTTTATCCGAACGCCTTGCTGCACTCACGGGAGCAGCTTAAAGGTGCAAAATATCTGGTATTTATTATATACCTTCTTTAAATTTTTGTAAACCGGATTCTTCACCAAACTTCCCGTCGGAATGCACAGGATGGTACTTTTTTTCTATAAAATTTTGTTCATGTGTCAAAACTTGTTCAAAAACAAGTTTTTCCAGCGGTTTCCCGCATATTTCCGCGGATTTTCGGGCAAACTTCCGACAAATCGCGAGGAAAGGTGGTCGTATCAAATGAACGCTGAACTGTTTGCCATGGGTGTCGTTGCAGGACTTGCCGGCGCGGCCGCGGCGGCTGTCGCCGTCAGCTGCTGCCCTGCCAAGGCGGATTGGGGGCGCTCGGTGTCCCGCACCGCGCACCACACAGCCGGCATGGTCAGCCGCGCCGCGCACGAGGCGGCGAACACCGTAGACCGCATGGTCGACTGACGCACACACGCAAAGAGGCGGCAAACCATTGCCGCCTCTGTTTATGCACCTTTGAGAATGCGCTGAAACATCTCGTCCAGCTCATCGACGATAATATCCACTGCCATTTCATTGCTGTTTTCCAGCCAGAGATTGACGCAGCCCATGACGCCGCTCGACATAAAGCGGCTGTGATACTTTCTGCTGCGCTCGCTCTCGTTGACCTCCAGCTCGCTGCGCGCGTTGTCGATGTTTTCCTCCACGACAGCCATGACCTTGTTTTGCAGTCCGCTGTTGGAGCTGCTGCGGAAAAACGTGCGGAACAAAAACTTCTGGCTCAGCACGTAGTCAAACACCTTTTTGAGCATCGGGCGCAGCGAAAACTCCGCCTGCTCCGGCTGAAATTCCGCGATTGCCTCCTTGAGCTCCTCAACCAGCTCGTCTTCAATCTGGTTGCGCAGGTCATAGGTATCGGTGTAGTGGAAATAGAACGTGCCGCGGTTGAGGTCTGCACGGTCTGTGATTTCCTTTACCGTGATGTCCTTAAACTCTTTCTCGTTCATGATTTCCGCCAGCGCCTGACGCAGCAGCCGTTTGGTTCTGCGGATTCTGCGGTCTTCCTTCTGTGCTGCCATTTTTCCGTCCTCCCATAGCGTTTGGTTTCTTTGCAGATACTATATAAATGTATTATACTATACAGCATGTCCTAAATCAACACCAATTTTCGCTTGCATTCGCGGGCGCGCTGTGCTATCATAAGATAGCACGCAGGTATAGTTCACCGGTAGAACGGCAGCTTCCCAAGCTGCATAAGCGGGTTCGACTCCCGTTACCTGCTCCATACAAAAAAGCCTTGAAAGTCACGAAAAACGTGCTTTCAAGGCTTTTTATATACTTTTAACCGTGTGAATTTTCAAGCTGTGTCAATTTCCGTCAGTTGTTGCGAAAAACAGAAGGAAGCAGAGAAGGAAGGAAAACGGTTTATTTTCCGTACACTTGCTCCATTTCCTCCATGCTCGCCATTGCCGCGCCCATCTTTCCGATAGTCAAAGCGGCGTAGTCCGCAGAGAAGTTCAAAAATTCCATCAACTCCTGTTCGCTGATGGTATCCAAATTATCAGCACCATAGCCAGCCCGCGCAAGCTGAAACAGGAAGGAACCGGCAAATGAATCACCTGCGCCGGTCGTATCCACGACTTTTTCGACTTTTCGCGCCGGAGTTTGGGCAGAAGTCGTGCGTGTATATACGCTGGAGCCGTTTGCGCCCTTGGTCAGAATGACCATGCGGCACTTACCTTGCATCAGCTGATGCACTGCTTCCAATTCGCTGCGGCAGCCCGTGACAAATTCTACTTCATCATCAGACAGCTTGATGATATCCGCCATCGGCAAAAATTCCCGAATGGTTTTCTGACATGCTTCGGCAGAATCCCACAGCGGAAGCCGTACATTGGGATCAAAGCTGACAAGTAAGTTTTTCTCTTGTGCCAGCTGAATGAGCTTTTCGTGTGCTTTCTTCACTGGCCAGTCTACCAAATCAACCGAACAAAAATGGACAATGGCGGTGTCTTCCAGCATATCCGATGTAATCTGCTCTGGAGAGAGGAACAGATCCGCACTCGGATTGCGGAAAAAGGAAAATTCCCGATTTCCGGCGGCATCCAGAGAGACAAATGCCAGACCGGTATTCGCTTTTTTTGTGTGAAAGACATGAGAGGTATCTACGCCATTGCCGGCCAGCACATCACAAATATGTTCGCCAAACGCATCCTCTCCGACCTGAGAGATCATGGCACCGCGTCCGCCGAGACGGCTGACCGCTGTGACGACATTGGCAGGAGCACCGCCTGCTACACGCTCAAAATGGGTGACTTCTTTGAGTGCGCAGCCCTTTTGCTGCGGTACAAAATCAATGAGCAATTCGCCAATCGCTGTGACTTTTTTCATATTTGCTTCCTCCCGTTATGCCTGCGCCCAGTGAAATGTCATCGGCTGAAGGGTATCGCTTCGCACTTCTCCCTCGCCGTGCAGGGTAATTGTTCTGTTTTTCTGTTCCTCACCCTGCGGATAAAAGCGCGTCGTCATGGTCTGTTCGCCGCCATTGACAAACAGCTCTAACGAGGAGGTGTCCATCAAAAGATGCAGGGTGTCCAATTTCTGTGTCTGGATATATCGTTTGGTTCTGCCATATCCCGCCTGCTCGCTGAGCGTCAGAGACAGCAACCCCTGTGACCATTCTATCACAGCACTGTTTCCAATGGCAATGTGCAGATGTTCGCCTGTATTGCGAATGCGCAGTTCAGCCATGGCACCAGTATTGATTGCCGCAGTTCCCTGCATCGTTTGCCGCTTGCTGTCCGTCCGCAGCTGCTGTAATTCTTCGATCGGCTGTGCTGTCAGTCGTTCGCCATTCCAATGCAGCGCACGCGGCACACTCATACCGTGCTGCCAGCCGCTCCAATCTGCCGTCGGATTGGTATAGTCGGCATCCGGCATACCCATCCAGCCGAGCAAAATCCGGCGGCCATCCGGTGCCTCAAAGGTCTGCGGTGCATAGAAATCAAAACCGGCATCCAATTCCTGATAATCGCCTAAGGTGTATTCGGAACGAAAATCGCCATACAGCGGGAAGTATCCGCAGGAGTACACATTTTGATACTGATACTTCTCGTGCGCAATGCCTTGTGGAGAGGTCATGACAATCCATTGTCCATCGACACAGAACACATCCGGGCATTCCCACATAAATCCGAACGGCTGTGGGGTCTGAATCGTATTCAAGTGCTTCCAGTGCAGTCTATCCTCGGAGGTGAATACGAGAATTTCACCGACATCCTGTCTGGTGCGTGCACCGAGCACCATGTAATACGCGCCGTCCTGTTTCCACACCTTCGGATCCCGCACATGACAGCTGAGATTTTGCGGGTAATCCTTATTTTCCAAAATACAACGATTGCTGTCTGCCGTGATGCCATCACGCGTAACTGCCAAGCCGACATTGTGTCCGCGTCCCTCATAGATATAATCATAATTGCCGGGATGCTTGACATTGCCGGTGTAGTAC is a window encoding:
- the pyrR gene encoding bifunctional pyr operon transcriptional regulator/uracil phosphoribosyltransferase PyrR; the protein is MEQKKAEIMDEGAMRRAINRISYEVIERNHGATDLVLAGIRTRGVYLAERMADKIAEVEGTRPQVVSLDITGFRDDHPEDPIACQLPQIDDISQKTVLIVDDVLSTGRTVRAAMEVVLHMGRAQRIQLAALIDRGHRELPIRPDFVGKNLPTSRTELVRVYVKEYDGKDSVVIVTGAQSVE
- a CDS encoding glycoside hydrolase family 32 protein; this encodes MQTKREKLKQNILKAEAEAGAQRAKDPYRFGFHLMPPSGWMNDPNGLCWYQGEYHVFYQYSPLDAHRGQIFWGHWSSPDLLSWTQHPVFLYPTDAWDKNGVYSGSGLAEKDGLYLYYTGNVKHPGNYDYIYEGRGHNVGLAVTRDGITADSNRCILENKDYPQNLSCHVRDPKVWKQDGAYYMVLGARTRQDVGEILVFTSEDRLHWKHLNTIQTPQPFGFMWECPDVFCVDGQWIVMTSPQGIAHEKYQYQNVYSCGYFPLYGDFRSEYTLGDYQELDAGFDFYAPQTFEAPDGRRILLGWMGMPDADYTNPTADWSGWQHGMSVPRALHWNGERLTAQPIEELQQLRTDSKRQTMQGTAAINTGAMAELRIRNTGEHLHIAIGNSAVIEWSQGLLSLTLSEQAGYGRTKRYIQTQKLDTLHLLMDTSSLELFVNGGEQTMTTRFYPQGEEQKNRTITLHGEGEVRSDTLQPMTFHWAQA
- a CDS encoding carbohydrate kinase family protein codes for the protein MKKVTAIGELLIDFVPQQKGCALKEVTHFERVAGGAPANVVTAVSRLGGRGAMISQVGEDAFGEHICDVLAGNGVDTSHVFHTKKANTGLAFVSLDAAGNREFSFFRNPSADLFLSPEQITSDMLEDTAIVHFCSVDLVDWPVKKAHEKLIQLAQEKNLLVSFDPNVRLPLWDSAEACQKTIREFLPMADIIKLSDDEVEFVTGCRSELEAVHQLMQGKCRMVILTKGANGSSVYTRTTSAQTPARKVEKVVDTTGAGDSFAGSFLFQLARAGYGADNLDTISEQELMEFLNFSADYAALTIGKMGAAMASMEEMEQVYGK
- a CDS encoding TetR/AcrR family transcriptional regulator codes for the protein MAAQKEDRRIRRTKRLLRQALAEIMNEKEFKDITVKEITDRADLNRGTFYFHYTDTYDLRNQIEDELVEELKEAIAEFQPEQAEFSLRPMLKKVFDYVLSQKFLFRTFFRSSSNSGLQNKVMAVVEENIDNARSELEVNESERSRKYHSRFMSSGVMGCVNLWLENSNEMAVDIIVDELDEMFQRILKGA